In a single window of the Mesoplodon densirostris isolate mMesDen1 chromosome 16, mMesDen1 primary haplotype, whole genome shotgun sequence genome:
- the ADIG gene encoding adipogenin — MKYPLVPLVNELTFSFLVFWLCLPVALLLLLLIVWLHFLLSQDSEENDSDVCFDWEPRSKGPAKFCQKTLHSQQEERPC; from the exons ATGAAGTACCCTCTGGTGCCGCTGGTGAACGAGCTGACGTTTTCTTTCCTGGTGTTCTGGCTCTGTCTGCCTGTGGCTTTGCTGTTGTTATTGCTGATCGTCTGGCTACACTTCTTACTCAGCCAAG ATTCAGAGGAAAATGACTCAGATGTTTGCTTTGATTGGGAGCCCCGGAGCAAAGGCCCTGCCAAGTTTTGCCAGAAGACACTCCATAGCCAACAGGAGGAGAGGCCCTGCTAG